Proteins encoded in a region of the Mercenaria mercenaria strain notata chromosome 1, MADL_Memer_1, whole genome shotgun sequence genome:
- the LOC123536833 gene encoding DNA polymerase eta-like isoform X2, whose product MERIIAVSYEARDFGVTRQMRGDDAKAKCPDIQLVRVPLVRGKADLTKYREGGAEVIEVLSRFSNCVERASVDEAYIDLTEEVEKRLSSLSQDRVTIDKLPNTHVVGFNKDKDGRDLSDWLSVTFDEETMDCYNRRLAAGAVIAEEMRAAVYNDTGFRCSAGIAHNKMLSKLACGFHKPNKQTILPHSEVPKLYSTLPIRKIRNLGGKMGQLVMEHLQAENMGDLLKFSEKALQQLLGDKNGSWLYEVCRGFDHEPVAARQLPKSIGCSKTFTGKNCLNTREKVKFWLSELAKEVHERLEKDKENNKRTAKSLTLSVHYESHPRPVSASRVCALIKYDLAKFSSDAFTLVQQFNTSPPHQASWCPPIIYLGLSAGKFQDDSAAGVKIGEMFARKDHTVSLTQSENFVNQSQFDFMTDNQSDERGGKTVIKNKNQSVIEESSAKEEKKGSIMSFFSQKMNDKVVGVTSTSPISEDAMEMTKDSQQTRKSNDNSLKSFFKRKQLDNLASMKVKTEINEEHKQTPSTSSPVQNNSFFKQKMESVNNLQKYRSNITGKQNVEIIVNDEEESTVLVDDSDSEVEEITSMTVEGNKSEEVKVDEEDNKASSFQETYLEKDNSERSKNLSTSSFPAEDLMQCEKCDKLITVWEMPEHMDFHFAVELQKNMNTEDRNGAANQVKRKSIGVSGNERTSKKAKLDTSQGKLDTFFTKLS is encoded by the exons ATGGAAAG GATTATAGCAGTGAGTTATGAGGCACGAGATTTTGGTGTAACCAGACAGATGAGAGGGGATGATGCTAAAGCTAAATGTCCAGATATACAGTTGGTTAGGGTGCCGCTAGTTCGTGGAAAAGCTGACCTTACAAA GTATCGTGAAGGAGGAGCAGAAGTTATTGAAGTATTATCAAGGTTCAGTAACTGTGTAGAGAGAGCGAGTGTAGATGAGGCATACATAGATCTTACAGAGGAAGTAGAGAAAAGACTGTCCTCCCTCAGTCAAGATAGAGTCACCATTGATAAACTCCCTAACACTCATGTAGTAGGATTCAATAAGGATAAAG ATGGGAGAGATCTATCAGACTGGCTTAGTGTAACATTTGATGAGGAGACCATGGATTGTTACAACAGACGTCTTGCTGCAGGTGCAGTAATAGCTGAAGAAATGAGGGCTGCGGTCTACAATGATACTGGATTCCGATGCTCTGCTGGCATTGCTCATAACAAG ATGTTATCCAAGTTAGCTTGTGGATTTCACAaaccaaataaacaaacaatactgCCTCATAGTGAAGTTCCAAAACTGTATTCCACTCTACCTATAAGGAAAAT ACGTAACCTAGGTGGAAAGATGGGACAGTTAGTAATGGAACACCTACAGGCAGAAAACATGGGAGATCTACTCAAGTTTTCAGAGAAGGCATTGCAACAGTTACTTGGAGACAAGAATgg ATCATGGTTGTATGAAGTGTGCCGAGGATTTGATCATGAACCTGTGGCAGCCAGGCAATTACCCAAGTCTATCGGTTGTAGCAAAACCTTCACTGGAAAGAACTGCCTGAATACACGAGAAAAG GTAAAATTCTGGCTGTCAGAATTAGCAAAAGAAGTCCATGAAAGACTGGAAAAGgacaaagaaaat AATAAACGTACAGCGAAGTCACTGACACTGTCGGTACATTATGAAAGTCATCCTCGACCAGTGTCCGCTTCTAGAGTATGTGCACTCATCAAGTATGATCTTGCAAAGTTTTCCAGTGATGCCTTTACCCTTGTACAGCAGTTTAACACAAGTCCACCTCATCAGGCTTCATG gtgtccccctatcatatacttgGGACTGTCAGCAGGCAAGTTTCAGGATGACTCAGCTGCAGGTGTCAAGATTGGTGAAATGTTTGCTAGGAAAGACCACACCGTCTCTTTGACACAGTCTGAAAATTTTGTGAACCAGTCACAGTTTGATTTCATGACAGATAATCAGTCTGATGAAAGGGGAGGTAAGACAGTCATAAAGAACAAGAACCAGTCTGTTATTGAAGAGAGCTCTGCCAAGGAGGAGAAAAAAGGGTCTATTATGTCTTTTTTCTCTCAGAAAATGAATGATAAAGTGGTAGGAGTCACAAGCACATCACCAATATCAGAAGATGCTATGGAAATGACCAAGGACTCGCAGCAAACTAGAAAATCAAATGACAACAGTTTAAAGtctttctttaaaagaaaacagtTGGACAACCTAGCAAGTATGAAAgtgaaaactgaaataaatgaagAACATAAACAAACCCCAAGCACATCTAGCCCAGTTCAGAACAATTCATTCTTTAAACAGAAAATGGAGAGTGTAAACAACCTGCAAAAGTATCGAAGTAATATTACAGGAAAACAAAATGTGGAAATAATTGTTAATGATGAAGAAGAATCAACAGTTCTTGTAGATGATTCTGATTCTGAAGTTGAAGAAATTACAAGTATGACTGTTGAGGGTAATAAATCTGAGGAAGTTAAAGTAGATGAGGAAGATAACAAAGCAAGTAGTTTTCAAGAAACATACCTTGAGAAAGATAATTCAGAGAGGAGTAAGAATTTAAGTACGTCCAGTTTTCCAGCAGAAGATTTAATGCAGTGTGAAAAGTGTGACAAGTTGATAACTGTGTGGGAAATGCCAGAACACATGGATTTTCACTTTGCTGTGGAATTGCAGAAAAATATGAACACTGAAGATAGAAATGGTGCTGCAAATCAAGTAAAGAGAAAAAGTATTGGTGTGTCAGGTAATGAAAGAACTAGTAAAAAGGCGAAACTTGACACTTCACAGGGTAAACTGGACACATTCTTCACAAAACTTAGCTGA
- the LOC123536833 gene encoding DNA polymerase eta-like isoform X1 gives MERIVALVDMDCFYVQVEQRLNPSLKGKPCAVVQFNPWKGGAIIAVSYEARDFGVTRQMRGDDAKAKCPDIQLVRVPLVRGKADLTKYREGGAEVIEVLSRFSNCVERASVDEAYIDLTEEVEKRLSSLSQDRVTIDKLPNTHVVGFNKDKDGRDLSDWLSVTFDEETMDCYNRRLAAGAVIAEEMRAAVYNDTGFRCSAGIAHNKMLSKLACGFHKPNKQTILPHSEVPKLYSTLPIRKIRNLGGKMGQLVMEHLQAENMGDLLKFSEKALQQLLGDKNGSWLYEVCRGFDHEPVAARQLPKSIGCSKTFTGKNCLNTREKVKFWLSELAKEVHERLEKDKENNKRTAKSLTLSVHYESHPRPVSASRVCALIKYDLAKFSSDAFTLVQQFNTSPPHQASWCPPIIYLGLSAGKFQDDSAAGVKIGEMFARKDHTVSLTQSENFVNQSQFDFMTDNQSDERGGKTVIKNKNQSVIEESSAKEEKKGSIMSFFSQKMNDKVVGVTSTSPISEDAMEMTKDSQQTRKSNDNSLKSFFKRKQLDNLASMKVKTEINEEHKQTPSTSSPVQNNSFFKQKMESVNNLQKYRSNITGKQNVEIIVNDEEESTVLVDDSDSEVEEITSMTVEGNKSEEVKVDEEDNKASSFQETYLEKDNSERSKNLSTSSFPAEDLMQCEKCDKLITVWEMPEHMDFHFAVELQKNMNTEDRNGAANQVKRKSIGVSGNERTSKKAKLDTSQGKLDTFFTKLS, from the exons ATGGAGAGGATAGTTGCTTTGGTAGATATGGATTGTTTCTACGTACAAGTAGAACAAAGGCTTAACCCTAGTCTGAAGGGAAAACCGTGCGCTGTGGTACAGTTCAATCCATGGAAAGGTGGAGC GATTATAGCAGTGAGTTATGAGGCACGAGATTTTGGTGTAACCAGACAGATGAGAGGGGATGATGCTAAAGCTAAATGTCCAGATATACAGTTGGTTAGGGTGCCGCTAGTTCGTGGAAAAGCTGACCTTACAAA GTATCGTGAAGGAGGAGCAGAAGTTATTGAAGTATTATCAAGGTTCAGTAACTGTGTAGAGAGAGCGAGTGTAGATGAGGCATACATAGATCTTACAGAGGAAGTAGAGAAAAGACTGTCCTCCCTCAGTCAAGATAGAGTCACCATTGATAAACTCCCTAACACTCATGTAGTAGGATTCAATAAGGATAAAG ATGGGAGAGATCTATCAGACTGGCTTAGTGTAACATTTGATGAGGAGACCATGGATTGTTACAACAGACGTCTTGCTGCAGGTGCAGTAATAGCTGAAGAAATGAGGGCTGCGGTCTACAATGATACTGGATTCCGATGCTCTGCTGGCATTGCTCATAACAAG ATGTTATCCAAGTTAGCTTGTGGATTTCACAaaccaaataaacaaacaatactgCCTCATAGTGAAGTTCCAAAACTGTATTCCACTCTACCTATAAGGAAAAT ACGTAACCTAGGTGGAAAGATGGGACAGTTAGTAATGGAACACCTACAGGCAGAAAACATGGGAGATCTACTCAAGTTTTCAGAGAAGGCATTGCAACAGTTACTTGGAGACAAGAATgg ATCATGGTTGTATGAAGTGTGCCGAGGATTTGATCATGAACCTGTGGCAGCCAGGCAATTACCCAAGTCTATCGGTTGTAGCAAAACCTTCACTGGAAAGAACTGCCTGAATACACGAGAAAAG GTAAAATTCTGGCTGTCAGAATTAGCAAAAGAAGTCCATGAAAGACTGGAAAAGgacaaagaaaat AATAAACGTACAGCGAAGTCACTGACACTGTCGGTACATTATGAAAGTCATCCTCGACCAGTGTCCGCTTCTAGAGTATGTGCACTCATCAAGTATGATCTTGCAAAGTTTTCCAGTGATGCCTTTACCCTTGTACAGCAGTTTAACACAAGTCCACCTCATCAGGCTTCATG gtgtccccctatcatatacttgGGACTGTCAGCAGGCAAGTTTCAGGATGACTCAGCTGCAGGTGTCAAGATTGGTGAAATGTTTGCTAGGAAAGACCACACCGTCTCTTTGACACAGTCTGAAAATTTTGTGAACCAGTCACAGTTTGATTTCATGACAGATAATCAGTCTGATGAAAGGGGAGGTAAGACAGTCATAAAGAACAAGAACCAGTCTGTTATTGAAGAGAGCTCTGCCAAGGAGGAGAAAAAAGGGTCTATTATGTCTTTTTTCTCTCAGAAAATGAATGATAAAGTGGTAGGAGTCACAAGCACATCACCAATATCAGAAGATGCTATGGAAATGACCAAGGACTCGCAGCAAACTAGAAAATCAAATGACAACAGTTTAAAGtctttctttaaaagaaaacagtTGGACAACCTAGCAAGTATGAAAgtgaaaactgaaataaatgaagAACATAAACAAACCCCAAGCACATCTAGCCCAGTTCAGAACAATTCATTCTTTAAACAGAAAATGGAGAGTGTAAACAACCTGCAAAAGTATCGAAGTAATATTACAGGAAAACAAAATGTGGAAATAATTGTTAATGATGAAGAAGAATCAACAGTTCTTGTAGATGATTCTGATTCTGAAGTTGAAGAAATTACAAGTATGACTGTTGAGGGTAATAAATCTGAGGAAGTTAAAGTAGATGAGGAAGATAACAAAGCAAGTAGTTTTCAAGAAACATACCTTGAGAAAGATAATTCAGAGAGGAGTAAGAATTTAAGTACGTCCAGTTTTCCAGCAGAAGATTTAATGCAGTGTGAAAAGTGTGACAAGTTGATAACTGTGTGGGAAATGCCAGAACACATGGATTTTCACTTTGCTGTGGAATTGCAGAAAAATATGAACACTGAAGATAGAAATGGTGCTGCAAATCAAGTAAAGAGAAAAAGTATTGGTGTGTCAGGTAATGAAAGAACTAGTAAAAAGGCGAAACTTGACACTTCACAGGGTAAACTGGACACATTCTTCACAAAACTTAGCTGA